TTGTATCTGTATATGAACGGAAAACTCATTTACAAGCGCTGGCTGAAGACCGGCCAGTCAAAGGTTTTTGATGTGATGGCTTATGATAAATATACAGCGATGAGTATCGGGAATCCGGAAAGAACTGCGGCAGAAATTTTCCTGGATGAAAATGTCTTTTATGGACTAACAAATCTGAATACCGGTTTTGACAGCCCAACCATCAAGTACTTTTCTGCGGATGACTTTCGAATTGTTTTACAAAGAGTCGAAAAACTGGGATTGGGCATTTATGGAATCGAACCGTGGGAAAACGGTACATTTTACGATGTGCTTACATGTAATTCACCTTTGAATCCGCAACGATACAATGCTATCTTTGAAAAATTCCTGAAACGTGGAAAAGACCTTCAATATGCTGCAAGTTATTATATTCCCGAATTAACAAAATAAAGAATGAAAATGCTTTGGTGCTGGCGCTGCCAGATGGAAGTTCCCATGCTGGATGACGAAGAATTTAAAGTGGCTGCTAAACTTTACGGTGAAGCTTTCGGAGAGAGACTAAAAAATTCGGGAAGATCTATCCATGAACGCTTTCAACCTTTGCTGGATTATTATGAAACACTAACAGGTTTTAAAGAAACGGTTCCCAACGCCATCATGCATCATCAAATTTCACAGTACGGCCCGGAATGTGAAAACTGCGGAAAACCTTACCGCACACCAAAAGCTTCGTTTTGTGCTGCCTGCGGAAATAAGCGGTAAGCGATAAATCTCGTATCTTTGTTCCAAATTCTTTCGATATGAAACAACTCCTTTTCATCTTTTCTCTTTCGGTTATTTTGTTCTCCTGCAGTGATCCCAAGCGCGACCTGGTTATTTCATTTGAGGAAATCAATGGTTTGGAGGAAGGTGATTATGTAATCATTAAAAAACAGGATGTAGGAACCGTTACTAAAATCGAGTTCAGCAATGATTACAAAATGGACGTGCATATCCACCTCGATAAAGTCGACCATTTGCCGCGTGATTCCAAATTCCTGATCGGGAAAGACGGAATTTTCAGCAATGCACTTTATGTCGTTCCGGGAAGGTCGAAATATGCCTTGACCGGTTCTCACCGCGCGAACGGGAAAGCCATCGAGGAAATAGACTGGGGCAAGGAATTCAACGACCTGATGGAGGAAAGCTTTAAGAGACCCGCTCAAACACAAGACTCCATGTTGAACGAATTGCGCGATATCAAGCAGGAAGTGCACGAGGTGAATGAGAAGACGAAGTAAGCATGGATAACAAAACCGCTTCTTGTTCCGAATGCCAGAGCGACTATTTCCACGAGGCTTCAAAGATGCAGGGATTATGTCCTAATTGTGCCCATTACCTGTACGGATACAGGAATTGTAAACATGAATTTGAAAATGGCCGGTGCGTTCATTGTTACTGGAATGGAAACACCTCCGAATACATTCAAAAAATCATGCATCAATAATCCGGTTATTGCTCTTCTTTTTCAGTAACTTAAAGGTCATGAAATCACTCATCGATCAGCAGCGCGCGTTTTTCAACTCCAACCAAACGAAGGACTTGAAGTTCAGAATCGGGCAATTGCAAAAACTAAAATCGTTGTTACTATCGAACCAGAACCGATTGAATGAAGCTATTTACAAAGACTTCGGCAAATCTCCATTCGAAACTTTTACCAACGAATTCGGGTTGGTTTTCCTGGACATCGATGAAGCCTGCAGCAAATTAAGAAAGTGGGCAAAACGTAAACGCGTACGGACTAACTGGGTGAACTTTCCCGCTAAAAGTTACATTATACCGGAACCACTGGGAGTTTCGCTGATAATCGGCGCATGGAATTATCCGTATCAGCTATCTTTAGCTCCGGCTATTGCAGCCATTGCAGCCGGAAACACGGTAATCCTGAAACCCAGCGAATTGCCTTTAAACACCAGTAATATCCTCGCAGAAGTGATCAATACGGCTTTTGATCCCGCATTTTTTCACGTGGTAGAAGGCGGAATTGAAGAAACAACCGCTTTGCTGGAAGAACGTTTCGACAAGATTTTCTTTACCGGAAGTACGAACGTAGGCCGGATTGTGTATCAGGCCGCAGCCAAACACCTCACTCCTGTTACGCTGGAATTGGGAGGAAAAAGCCCGGCAATTTTCACGGAAGATGCGAACTTTAAAATGGGTATCAAGCGCCTGATCTGGGCTAAATTCCTGAATTCCGGCCAGACCTGCATTGCGCCGGATTACGTATTGCTTCCCAAAAGCAGGAAGAACGAATTCCTGGAACTCGCAAAAGCAGAAATCGAACAAGCTTCCTATTCCATTGAGAACGGAAATTACATCCGGATCATTAACGACAAGAACCTAGAACGGCTAAAGAACCTGATCGATCCGGACAAAGTTTATTCCGGGGGAGAAATCCGGGAAGGGCAACGAATCATTCAACCGACTTTGATGCACAACGTTACTTTCAACGATGCAATCATGCAGGAAGAAATTTTCGGGCCGATCCTGCCCGTAATCACTTACGATTCCCTGGATGAAGTGATTCCGGAAATCAAAAAGCGCGAAAAGCCGTTATCCTGTTACCTATTCACCACTAATTCTTCGATCAGGGACAAATTGCTGCACGAACTTTCATTCGGAGGTGGCGCAATCAATGAAGCGGTAATGCACATTTCCAACAGCCGTTTGCCGTTTGGAGGCGTGGGACAAAGCGGAACGGGATCCTATCATGGCGAAGCAGGATTCAGGACATTTTCTCACTATAAAAGCATTTTACAAAAAGCCACCTGGTTTGAGACAAACCTGAAATATTCGCCTTATTCGGAAGGGAAACTGAAATGGATCCGGCGATTGATGGGGATGAAGTGAACATTCAAAGTTTAAAGGGTTCAAAAGTTTAAAGGGTTCAAAAGTTCAAAGGGTTCAAAAGTTCAAAGGGTTCAAAGGGTATAAGTAATTACTTGAACAACTCCAGTGATTTCTGTAAGGGTTTTTGTTTGCCAATTCCTTAACTTACAGGGAGAAATTACCATCAAAAAAAATGAATTATGAGCACAAAAAAACCAAATAAGCCGGCAGAAAAGTCTGAAGAAAAATTTCCGGGATATCCGGCATATCCGGCAAGTGAAGACATTTACCGCACAGACAAGGAAGAAAAAGATCTGGATCCGGAAGAACCCACTAAAAAGAAAACTCCCAATGAATCTTCCATTGATAAGAA
The window above is part of the Fluviicola sp. genome. Proteins encoded here:
- a CDS encoding MlaD family protein, with the translated sequence MKQLLFIFSLSVILFSCSDPKRDLVISFEEINGLEEGDYVIIKKQDVGTVTKIEFSNDYKMDVHIHLDKVDHLPRDSKFLIGKDGIFSNALYVVPGRSKYALTGSHRANGKAIEEIDWGKEFNDLMEESFKRPAQTQDSMLNELRDIKQEVHEVNEKTK
- a CDS encoding aldehyde dehydrogenase, producing MKSLIDQQRAFFNSNQTKDLKFRIGQLQKLKSLLLSNQNRLNEAIYKDFGKSPFETFTNEFGLVFLDIDEACSKLRKWAKRKRVRTNWVNFPAKSYIIPEPLGVSLIIGAWNYPYQLSLAPAIAAIAAGNTVILKPSELPLNTSNILAEVINTAFDPAFFHVVEGGIEETTALLEERFDKIFFTGSTNVGRIVYQAAAKHLTPVTLELGGKSPAIFTEDANFKMGIKRLIWAKFLNSGQTCIAPDYVLLPKSRKNEFLELAKAEIEQASYSIENGNYIRIINDKNLERLKNLIDPDKVYSGGEIREGQRIIQPTLMHNVTFNDAIMQEEIFGPILPVITYDSLDEVIPEIKKREKPLSCYLFTTNSSIRDKLLHELSFGGGAINEAVMHISNSRLPFGGVGQSGTGSYHGEAGFRTFSHYKSILQKATWFETNLKYSPYSEGKLKWIRRLMGMK